A single region of the Pan troglodytes isolate AG18354 chromosome 18, NHGRI_mPanTro3-v2.0_pri, whole genome shotgun sequence genome encodes:
- the HBQ1 gene encoding hemoglobin subunit theta-1 yields MALSAEDRALVRALWKKLGSNVGVYTTEALERTFLAFPATKTYFSHLDLSPGSSQVRAHGQKVADALSLAVERLDDLPHALSALSHLHACQLRVDPASFQLLGHCLLVTLARHYPGDFSPALQASLDKFLSHVISALVSEYR; encoded by the exons ATGGCGCTGTCCGCGGAGGACCGGGCGCTGGTGCGCGCCCTGTGGAAGAAGCTGGGCAGCAACGTCGGCGTCTACACGACAGAGGCCCTGGAGAG GACCTTCCTGGCCTTCCCCGCCACGAAGACCTACTTCTCCCACCTGGACCTGAGTCCCGGCTCCTCACAGGTCAGAGCCCACGGCCAGAAGGTGGCGGACGCGCTGAGCCTCGCCGTGGAGCGCCTGGACGACTTACCCCACGCGCTGTCCGCGCTGAGCCACCTGCACGCGTGCCAGCTGCGAGTGGACCCGGCCAGCTTCCAG CTCCTGGGCCACTGCCTGCTGGTAACCCTCGCCCGGCACTACCCCGGAGACTTCAGCCCCGCGCTGCAGGCGTCGCTGGACAAGTTCCTGAGCCACGTGATCTCGGCGCTGGTTTCCGAGTACCGCTGA
- the LOC129137268 gene encoding hemoglobin subunit alpha-3-like: MVLSPADKTNIKEILGPWVKALPYAGQYVAEALERMFLSFPTTKTYFPHFDLSHGSAQVKGHGKKVAKALSNAVEHLDDMPNALSALSDLHAHKLRVDPVNFKLLNHCLLVTLAANFPSQFTPAVHASVDKFLASVSTVLTSKYR; the protein is encoded by the exons ATGGTGCTGTCTCCTGCCGACAAGACCAACATCAAGGAGATCTTAGGCCCCTGGGTTAAGGCCCTCCCTTACGCTGGCCAGTATGTTGCGGAGGCCCTGGAGAG GATGTTCCTGTCCTTCCCCACCACCAAGACCTACTTCCCCCACTTCGACCTGAGCCACGGCTCTGCCCAGGTTAAGGGCCACGGCAAGAAGGTGGCCAAGGCGCTGTCCAACGCCGTGGAGCACCTGGACGACATGCCCAACGCGCTGTCCGCCCTGAGTGACCTGCACGCGCACAAGCTTCGGGTGGACCCGGTCAACTTCAAG CTCCTAAACCACTGCCTGCTGGTGACCCTGGCCGCCAACTTCCCCTCCCAGTTCACCCCTGCGGTGCACGCTTCCGTCGACAAGTTCCTGGCTTCTGTGAGCACCGTGCTGACCTCCAAATACCGTTAA